From a region of the Patescibacteria group bacterium genome:
- a CDS encoding type II secretion system F family protein, producing MKKFNYRAKNKEDKEVSGVVEARDERQAAKILQEKGFLVISIAPFRKSLTAQAGPLFSRISITDLVNFTRQLSTMATAGLQLTVALDILEKQAKPSMAKVVAEIRREVESGGTLAKAMGKHPQVFDQVYVALINAGEAVGSLDKVLARLADNLEKKREFQGKIKNAMIYPAIIILAMGGVGMIMIIFVLPRMMTIYEEFQADLPIATKILLNISTFFTKFWYLALALLAGSVFGLRILNRYPQFRGMIDNLTFRLPIIGKLRQETMLTEFTRTLSLLVGAGVLIVDALKITMKAFSSPLYQHSLEKVTEKVEKGISLASALSQEEIFPPILSQMVAVGEETGKIDEVLTKVSTYFEQEAEMAIKGLTAAIEPLIMIVLGVGVGFLIIAVIMPIYNLASQF from the coding sequence ATGAAAAAGTTTAATTACCGGGCCAAAAACAAAGAAGATAAAGAAGTTAGTGGCGTTGTTGAGGCGAGGGATGAACGACAGGCTGCCAAAATTCTTCAAGAAAAAGGCTTTCTCGTTATTTCAATTGCTCCTTTTCGCAAAAGTTTAACCGCTCAAGCGGGTCCTCTCTTTAGTCGAATAAGCATCACGGATTTAGTGAATTTTACCCGTCAGTTGTCGACAATGGCCACCGCTGGACTCCAATTAACGGTTGCTCTTGACATTCTGGAGAAACAGGCAAAGCCGTCAATGGCTAAAGTGGTAGCGGAGATTAGGCGGGAAGTAGAGAGTGGTGGTACTTTGGCTAAGGCCATGGGGAAACATCCCCAGGTTTTTGATCAGGTTTACGTGGCCCTGATTAACGCTGGTGAGGCGGTTGGCTCTTTGGACAAGGTTTTGGCGCGTTTAGCTGATAACTTAGAAAAGAAAAGAGAATTTCAGGGTAAGATTAAAAACGCGATGATCTATCCGGCGATTATTATTCTAGCTATGGGTGGTGTTGGGATGATTATGATTATCTTTGTCTTGCCAAGAATGATGACGATCTATGAAGAATTTCAGGCTGATTTGCCAATCGCCACCAAGATATTGTTAAACATCTCTACTTTTTTTACTAAATTTTGGTATTTAGCTTTGGCTCTTTTGGCTGGTTCTGTTTTTGGTTTGAGAATCCTTAATCGTTACCCTCAATTTAGAGGAATGATTGATAATCTTACCTTTCGTTTGCCGATTATCGGCAAGTTGAGACAGGAAACCATGTTAACTGAATTTACCCGGACTTTAAGCTTGTTAGTGGGAGCCGGTGTTTTAATTGTTGATGCTCTAAAGATTACGATGAAGGCTTTTTCTAGCCCTCTTTATCAGCATTCATTAGAAAAAGTAACGGAAAAAGTGGAAAAAGGAATTTCTTTGGCCAGTGCTTTGAGTCAAGAAGAAATCTTTCCCCCGATCTTATCTCAGATGGTGGCTGTGGGTGAAGAGACAGGCAAAATTGATGAGGTTTTAACAAAAGTTTCTACTTATTTCGAACAAGAGGCCGAGATGGCAATTAAGGGATTGACAGCCGCAATTGAGCCTCTTATCATGATTGTATTAGGAGTGGGTGTCGGCTTTTTGATTATTGCCGTTATCATGCCGATTTACAATCTTGCTTCTCAATTTTAA
- a CDS encoding type IV pilus twitching motility protein PilT yields the protein MEIEKLLEITFNKGASDLHLITKVPPMLRIHGVLSPITGLEPLSKEVAEQLIFSLVSEEQKEILLVNKELDFSFAFGDRGRFRVNAYYQKGELAAALRLISMEVPTIDELNLPDICHAFTKLKQGFILVVGPTGHGKSTTLASIIEEINLNRSEHIITIEDPIEYVFKHQKSIVSQRELRDDTHSWSIALRSCLREDPNVVMIGEMRDLETMGMALTIAETGHLVFSTLHTNSAAQSIDRIIDVFPEHQQEQVRMQLSATLEAIVSQRLLPSLEGGRIPATEVLVATPAIRTVIREGKTHMIDNIIQTSVEVGMKVLEMDLSRLVKEGKISLDVARNYAFRPEELMKSVKGR from the coding sequence ATGGAAATTGAAAAGCTATTAGAAATTACGTTTAATAAGGGAGCTTCGGATCTCCATCTGATTACCAAGGTGCCGCCGATGCTTAGGATTCATGGTGTTTTGTCGCCGATTACTGGCTTAGAACCGTTAAGTAAGGAAGTGGCCGAGCAGTTAATTTTCAGTTTGGTTAGCGAAGAACAAAAGGAGATTTTATTAGTTAACAAAGAACTAGACTTTTCTTTTGCTTTTGGTGACCGGGGTCGTTTTCGAGTTAATGCCTACTATCAAAAAGGTGAATTGGCCGCCGCTCTTCGTCTTATTTCGATGGAAGTTCCGACCATCGATGAACTTAACCTTCCTGATATTTGTCATGCTTTTACCAAGTTAAAGCAAGGTTTTATCCTGGTAGTTGGCCCGACGGGTCATGGTAAATCAACCACCTTAGCTTCGATTATTGAGGAGATTAATCTTAATCGGAGTGAACATATTATTACGATTGAGGATCCGATTGAATATGTTTTTAAACATCAGAAGTCGATTGTTTCTCAAAGAGAATTGAGAGATGATACTCATTCCTGGTCAATCGCCTTGCGTTCTTGTTTACGAGAAGATCCTAATGTAGTTATGATTGGCGAAATGAGAGACTTAGAGACGATGGGTATGGCTTTGACCATTGCCGAGACCGGTCATTTGGTTTTCTCAACTCTTCATACTAATTCAGCCGCCCAATCAATTGACCGAATCATTGATGTTTTTCCCGAGCATCAACAAGAACAAGTTAGGATGCAGCTTTCAGCGACCCTTGAGGCGATCGTTTCTCAAAGATTACTGCCTTCTTTAGAAGGAGGCAGAATTCCGGCGACCGAGGTGCTAGTGGCCACACCGGCTATCAGAACCGTGATTAGAGAAGGCAAAACTCATATGATTGATAATATTATTCAGACTTCAGTCGAAGTTGGGATGAAGGTGTTGGAAATGGATTTGTCAAGGCTGGTTAAAGAAGGCAAAATTAGTCTTGATGTTGCCAGGAATTACGCCTTTCGTCCAGAAGAGCTAATGAAATCGGTCAAAGGACGTTGA
- a CDS encoding GspE/PulE family protein, with amino-acid sequence MAEPAQQQQSVQTDPQEEDGSGFLDVLLSQKILSSEQVEKIKIEQANTGKAIKELLLETNYASLEQVAKAEAQVRNIPFVNLDETAASPEALGRLPRAVAERYSVLPFAYDTVNNQLSLAMADPMDLQAIEFVARKSKAKVKPYMSTSEEINKAIAINYKESLSTEVKAALKETGAPVKSVPVDLTKLGEIIREAPIAKIVSTLLEFAVKGRASDIHIEPEEEKTRIRYRIDGIMHEKLVLPKNVHEGLISRIKILCGMKIDEKRLPQDGRFSFKANGQEVDLRVSCLPTVHGEKIVMRLLKKSGGALSLTELGLRGMALKSLQEAVLRPHGIIVVCGPTGSGKTTTLYSAISKINTSKVNIITLEDPVEYEIPGVNQVQVNPAAGLTFANGLRSFVRQDPDIIMVGEIRDKETTGLAVQAALTGHLVFSTLHTNDSAGAIPRLIDLGAEPFLLASAMTCVVAQRVVRKICPDCQEEYPAPAEVIADFKTILGNLYQSGDNPKLYRGKKCPKCNNTGYLGRVGIFEVMPVTEKIGRLTMEKASASDIEKQAIQEEMITMKQDGYLKVLEGITTIEEVLRVAED; translated from the coding sequence ATGGCTGAACCTGCCCAACAGCAACAGAGTGTCCAAACTGATCCTCAAGAAGAAGATGGTTCTGGTTTTTTAGATGTTTTGCTTAGCCAAAAGATTCTTTCTTCAGAACAAGTAGAGAAAATAAAAATCGAACAGGCTAATACCGGCAAAGCGATTAAAGAGCTGCTTTTAGAAACTAATTATGCTTCCTTAGAACAAGTTGCCAAAGCTGAAGCTCAAGTTCGCAATATTCCCTTTGTTAATTTAGATGAAACGGCCGCTTCGCCAGAAGCCTTAGGTAGGCTCCCCCGGGCCGTCGCCGAGCGTTATTCGGTTTTGCCTTTTGCTTACGATACTGTTAATAATCAGCTTTCCTTGGCCATGGCTGACCCCATGGATCTTCAGGCCATTGAATTTGTGGCCCGGAAATCAAAAGCCAAAGTTAAGCCCTATATGTCAACGTCTGAAGAAATTAACAAGGCGATTGCCATTAATTACAAGGAGAGTTTGTCAACTGAAGTCAAAGCAGCTCTTAAGGAAACAGGTGCGCCGGTTAAAAGCGTCCCAGTTGATTTGACTAAATTAGGCGAAATTATTCGAGAAGCGCCAATTGCCAAGATTGTTTCTACTCTTTTGGAATTCGCGGTCAAAGGCAGAGCTTCTGATATTCACATTGAGCCAGAAGAAGAAAAAACCAGAATTAGATATCGAATTGACGGTATTATGCACGAAAAACTAGTTTTACCAAAAAACGTTCATGAGGGTTTAATTTCTCGAATTAAAATCCTTTGTGGCATGAAGATTGATGAGAAGCGTTTACCCCAGGACGGTCGTTTTTCTTTTAAAGCCAATGGTCAGGAAGTTGATCTTCGAGTTTCCTGTTTACCGACGGTTCATGGGGAAAAGATTGTCATGCGGTTGTTAAAAAAGAGCGGTGGAGCTCTTAGTTTAACCGAATTAGGTTTAAGGGGAATGGCTTTAAAAAGTCTTCAAGAGGCCGTTCTTCGACCTCATGGAATTATTGTTGTTTGTGGTCCAACTGGTTCAGGCAAAACCACCACTCTTTATTCCGCTATATCTAAAATCAATACGTCTAAGGTTAACATCATTACTTTAGAAGATCCGGTTGAATATGAAATCCCAGGAGTTAATCAGGTTCAAGTTAATCCCGCCGCTGGTTTGACTTTTGCTAATGGCTTGCGATCTTTTGTTCGTCAAGATCCGGACATTATTATGGTCGGTGAGATTCGAGATAAAGAAACAACTGGTTTGGCTGTTCAAGCTGCCTTAACTGGTCATCTCGTCTTTTCGACTCTCCATACTAATGATTCGGCTGGTGCTATTCCTCGATTAATTGATCTGGGAGCTGAACCATTTTTATTGGCTTCAGCCATGACTTGTGTGGTAGCTCAGCGAGTGGTTAGGAAAATTTGTCCTGATTGTCAAGAAGAATATCCAGCGCCAGCCGAAGTGATAGCTGATTTTAAAACGATACTAGGCAATCTTTATCAATCTGGTGATAATCCTAAATTATATCGGGGTAAAAAATGCCCTAAGTGTAATAATACTGGTTATCTAGGTAGGGTTGGGATTTTTGAGGTGATGCCAGTAACTGAGAAAATTGGCAGACTGACGATGGAAAAGGCTTCAGCTTCGGATATTGAAAAACAGGCTATTCAAGAAGAAATGATTACCATGAAACAAGATGGCTACTTGAAAGTCTTAGAGGGAATTACTACGATAGAAGAGGTTCTCAGGGTCGCTGAGGATTAA
- a CDS encoding DNA gyrase subunit B → MLKSKTKAKNNNILSTYTSAQIKVLEGLEPVRKRPGMYIGSTDKKGFHHLITEVVDNSIDESLVGFAKNIKVVLKKDGSAQIRDDGRGIPVDKHKSGLSGLEVAMTKLHAGAKFDEGVYKASGGLHGVGVSVVNALSQWLKVEVHRDGHAYAQEYKRGKPTTRLEKIGKAKDTGTITTFIPDKKVFKDIEFDYQLIEQTIRERAYLIPGIKFHLEDERQNIKKDFYFEGGISSLVKHLNHSKKTIHNVIFIKGEDDGMAMEAAIQYNDGYSENIQSFVNVINTRDGGTHLTGFKMALTRAINDYAKKIGAIKENNGFIGNDTLEGLTAVVAVKISINKIQFESQTKAKLNNPEAQGLVATFIKGGLDTFFEEHPADGRRIIEKIALAARARLAARAAKEAVIKKGELTGLGLPGKLADCQERDPSHSELYIVEGPSAGGSAKQGRDRRFQAILPLGGKILNTERAHLDKIIKFEELKDLIIALGMGIGETIDIKKIRYQRIIIMCDADVDGQHIATLLLTFFFRHLPSIIEKGYLYIAMPPLYRVQIGKESFYVYNEEGKDEVIAEHGQGKQKISVQRFKGLGEMNPKQLWETTMNPDKRILKKVMIEDTQRTDQVFTTLMGSDVPPRKRFIQTRAKMANLDI, encoded by the coding sequence ATGCTAAAGTCAAAAACTAAAGCCAAAAACAATAATATTCTTTCCACCTATACTTCGGCCCAAATCAAAGTCCTTGAGGGTTTAGAACCAGTCAGAAAGCGCCCAGGGATGTATATTGGCTCGACTGACAAAAAAGGCTTTCATCATCTGATCACCGAAGTCGTCGACAACTCGATTGATGAATCTCTAGTTGGTTTTGCCAAGAACATTAAAGTTGTTTTAAAGAAAGACGGTAGTGCTCAAATCCGAGATGACGGCCGGGGGATTCCGGTTGATAAACACAAATCAGGTCTTTCCGGTTTGGAAGTAGCCATGACCAAACTCCATGCTGGGGCCAAATTTGACGAAGGGGTTTATAAAGCCTCGGGTGGTCTCCATGGTGTCGGTGTCTCCGTGGTTAACGCTCTTTCTCAATGGCTTAAAGTTGAGGTTCACCGTGACGGCCACGCCTATGCTCAAGAATATAAACGAGGCAAACCGACTACCCGACTAGAGAAAATAGGTAAAGCCAAAGATACAGGAACAATCACCACCTTTATCCCTGATAAAAAAGTTTTTAAAGACATTGAATTTGATTATCAGTTAATTGAGCAGACTATTAGAGAAAGAGCTTATCTGATTCCTGGAATTAAATTCCATTTAGAAGATGAACGACAAAATATCAAGAAAGATTTTTACTTTGAAGGTGGAATTAGCTCCCTGGTTAAACACCTTAATCATAGTAAAAAAACAATTCATAACGTCATTTTTATTAAAGGCGAAGATGATGGTATGGCTATGGAAGCGGCGATTCAGTACAACGATGGTTATTCTGAAAACATCCAGTCTTTTGTTAATGTCATCAACACTCGAGATGGCGGCACTCACCTGACCGGTTTCAAAATGGCTTTAACTAGAGCCATTAACGATTACGCCAAGAAAATTGGAGCTATCAAAGAAAACAACGGCTTTATCGGTAATGACACCCTTGAAGGCTTAACCGCCGTTGTTGCTGTCAAAATTTCGATCAACAAAATTCAATTTGAATCCCAAACTAAAGCCAAACTCAATAACCCTGAAGCCCAGGGTTTAGTCGCCACCTTTATCAAAGGAGGCCTGGATACTTTTTTCGAAGAACATCCGGCTGATGGTCGGAGGATCATTGAAAAGATCGCCCTGGCGGCCCGAGCCAGATTAGCGGCCAGAGCCGCTAAAGAAGCGGTGATCAAAAAAGGCGAGTTAACCGGCTTAGGTTTACCCGGTAAACTAGCTGATTGTCAAGAAAGAGATCCCAGTCATTCTGAACTCTACATTGTTGAGGGTCCTTCAGCTGGTGGTTCGGCCAAGCAGGGGAGAGACCGACGCTTTCAGGCGATTCTACCTTTAGGGGGAAAAATCCTTAATACCGAAAGAGCTCATTTAGACAAAATTATTAAATTTGAAGAGCTTAAAGATTTAATTATTGCCCTCGGCATGGGAATAGGCGAAACGATTGACATTAAAAAGATTCGTTACCAAAGAATCATTATTATGTGTGATGCTGATGTTGACGGCCAACACATTGCTACCCTTCTTCTGACTTTCTTTTTCCGCCACCTGCCTTCAATCATTGAAAAAGGTTATCTTTACATTGCCATGCCGCCTTTGTATCGCGTCCAGATTGGCAAAGAGTCTTTCTATGTTTATAATGAAGAGGGAAAGGATGAAGTGATTGCTGAACACGGTCAAGGCAAACAAAAAATTAGCGTCCAAAGGTTTAAAGGTTTGGGAGAAATGAACCCTAAGCAACTTTGGGAAACAACCATGAATCCAGACAAAAGAATTTTAAAGAAAGTAATGATTGAAGATACTCAACGAACCGATCAAGTCTTTACGACTTTAATGGGATCAGACGTCCCACCCAGAAAAAGATTTATTCAAACAAGAGCAAAAATGGCTAATCTAGATATTTAA
- a CDS encoding inorganic diphosphatase, which yields MTNQKHNLFHLVSIGDNLPNEINCLVEIPKGGTNKYEYNHHHGYFHLDRVLYEAVYYPAEYGIIPQTWNDKDKDPLDIMILSSFSTFPGCVIKCRPIGVIRIEDTGEQDDKIIAVPVDDPRFSQIKELKNLPSHSKKEIENFWENYAELQPDKKIKIEGWGERKAARALIKQAAANYQKKFPI from the coding sequence ATGACTAATCAAAAACACAATCTTTTTCATCTCGTCTCAATTGGCGACAATCTGCCAAACGAAATAAACTGCCTGGTGGAAATCCCTAAAGGCGGGACTAATAAATATGAATATAACCATCACCACGGTTATTTTCACCTTGACCGGGTTCTTTATGAAGCCGTCTATTATCCGGCTGAATACGGCATCATTCCTCAAACCTGGAATGACAAAGACAAGGATCCCCTTGACATCATGATTTTGTCAAGCTTTTCCACCTTTCCTGGTTGTGTGATTAAATGCCGCCCGATTGGCGTCATTCGAATCGAAGATACCGGTGAACAAGATGATAAAATCATCGCCGTTCCGGTCGACGACCCTCGTTTCTCGCAAATCAAAGAGCTAAAAAATCTCCCATCTCACTCAAAAAAAGAAATTGAGAACTTCTGGGAGAATTATGCCGAACTCCAACCAGATAAAAAAATCAAAATTGAGGGTTGGGGTGAAAGAAAAGCGGCTCGGGCTCTAATTAAACAAGCCGCGGCTAATTACCAAAAAAAATTCCCAATATAA
- a CDS encoding DNA gyrase subunit A: MASKIGKVKPVEITDEMQKSYLDYAMSVIVSRALPDIRDGLKPVHRRILFAMSGMGLSHTAKHTKSAKIVGETMGKYHPHGDMAIYDSLVRLAQDFSMRYPLIDGQGNFGSVDGDPPAAMRYTEARMSKISVEMLTDIEKNTVDYVDNFDGSLQEPVFLPAKVPNLLLMGADGIAVGMATKIPPHNLNEVVNGLLFLIDNGKVILPESKKTTKEKETFEIKKIQLEVLEEIKENNKIPALQASFESEVTIEELMKDIKGPDFPTGALIFDKDQILQAYSTGKGKILMRAEAEIEETRGGKFRIIVSQIPFQVNKAQLVVKIAQLVKDKKIKGVSTLRDESDRQGMRIVIELKKSAKPKVVLNSLYKHTPMQTSYPVNMVALVDGVPQTLTLKQILTEFVKHRQQIATRRSIFELEAAKNRAHILEGLKIALDNLDAVITTIKKSRTVENARTNLMKKFKLTEIQANAILEMQLRRLAALERKKIEDEYKEIGKLIIYLTDVLTHPEKIITIIKKELNEVKQKYGDPRRTKIYRQEVESFSEEDLIAKEKCLITVTKTGYIKRLPVITYRSQRRGGKGVTGMTTKEADEISYFMTGETHDQVLFFTNKGRVYAIRAWEIPEGLRTAKGQAVINLINIEQGEDVQSVLNLPSGSTKNKYRYLIMATKKGTVKKTSLRNFKKIRSSGLIAIKLNRGDELCWVKPTTGKDQVLLVTRKGKSIRFNEADARPMGRDTIGVRGILLKEDDQVVAMEVFPAKAKKPKDRRLKHFRDVLVVMEKGLGKRTNIRYHPIQKRGGVGVKAANVTEKTGKIVSYQLVTQKDKQVILSSKRGQVIKLPLKNIPQLGRSTQGVILMRFSKPGDSVAAMTCLKK, encoded by the coding sequence ATGGCAAGCAAAATAGGTAAAGTTAAGCCGGTTGAAATAACGGATGAAATGCAGAAGTCCTATTTGGACTATGCCATGAGCGTTATTGTTTCCCGAGCTCTGCCTGATATCCGTGATGGTCTGAAACCGGTTCATCGTCGAATTCTCTTTGCTATGAGCGGCATGGGATTAAGCCATACCGCCAAACACACTAAGTCCGCTAAGATTGTCGGTGAAACCATGGGGAAATATCATCCCCATGGTGATATGGCTATCTATGATTCTTTGGTCCGTCTTGCCCAAGATTTCTCGATGCGTTATCCCTTAATTGACGGCCAAGGTAATTTCGGTTCAGTTGATGGTGATCCACCGGCAGCAATGCGTTATACCGAGGCGAGAATGAGTAAAATCAGCGTCGAAATGCTGACGGACATTGAAAAAAATACAGTTGATTATGTTGACAACTTTGACGGCTCTCTTCAAGAACCAGTTTTTCTCCCCGCTAAAGTTCCAAACCTTCTTTTAATGGGAGCTGATGGTATTGCCGTTGGCATGGCCACTAAAATCCCACCTCACAATCTTAACGAAGTAGTTAATGGTCTTTTATTTCTGATTGATAATGGCAAAGTTATCCTTCCAGAAAGCAAAAAAACAACCAAAGAAAAAGAGACATTTGAAATCAAGAAAATCCAATTAGAGGTACTTGAAGAAATTAAAGAAAACAATAAAATTCCGGCTCTCCAAGCCAGTTTTGAATCAGAAGTTACCATCGAAGAGTTGATGAAAGACATCAAAGGACCTGATTTTCCCACCGGTGCTCTGATTTTTGACAAGGACCAAATCCTCCAAGCTTATTCTACGGGCAAAGGTAAAATTTTAATGAGAGCCGAAGCCGAAATTGAAGAGACGAGGGGAGGCAAATTCCGAATTATTGTTAGCCAAATCCCTTTTCAGGTCAACAAAGCCCAGTTAGTCGTCAAAATCGCTCAATTAGTAAAAGATAAAAAGATTAAGGGCGTCAGTACTTTAAGAGATGAGTCTGATCGCCAAGGAATGAGAATTGTCATCGAGTTAAAAAAGAGCGCCAAACCAAAAGTCGTTCTCAACTCTCTTTATAAACACACCCCGATGCAAACCAGTTATCCTGTTAACATGGTTGCCCTGGTTGATGGTGTTCCCCAAACCCTAACCTTAAAACAGATCCTGACGGAATTTGTTAAACACCGTCAGCAAATTGCGACCCGGAGAAGTATTTTTGAATTAGAAGCTGCCAAGAACAGAGCCCACATTCTCGAAGGTCTAAAAATCGCTCTTGATAATCTCGATGCCGTCATTACCACCATCAAAAAATCAAGAACCGTTGAAAACGCCAGAACAAACTTAATGAAGAAATTCAAGCTTACAGAAATTCAGGCCAACGCCATTTTGGAAATGCAACTCCGTCGCCTGGCTGCCCTGGAAAGGAAGAAGATTGAAGATGAATATAAGGAAATCGGTAAATTAATTATTTATCTCACTGACGTCCTGACTCATCCTGAAAAAATTATTACCATTATTAAAAAAGAATTGAATGAAGTCAAACAAAAATATGGTGATCCCAGAAGAACAAAAATCTATCGTCAAGAGGTAGAAAGTTTTTCTGAAGAGGATCTGATTGCTAAAGAAAAATGTCTGATCACCGTTACCAAAACTGGCTACATTAAACGCTTACCAGTAATCACTTACCGTTCCCAGAGACGCGGCGGTAAAGGCGTTACCGGCATGACTACTAAAGAAGCGGATGAAATCAGCTACTTCATGACCGGTGAAACCCATGACCAAGTTTTGTTTTTCACTAATAAAGGCAGAGTCTATGCTATTAGGGCTTGGGAAATTCCTGAAGGTTTAAGAACTGCCAAAGGCCAAGCCGTTATCAACCTGATTAACATTGAACAAGGCGAAGATGTCCAGTCCGTCCTCAACCTGCCTAGCGGCTCAACCAAAAACAAATATCGTTATCTGATTATGGCGACTAAAAAAGGAACGGTGAAAAAGACTTCTCTAAGAAATTTCAAGAAGATCCGTTCCTCTGGTTTAATTGCCATTAAACTTAATCGAGGCGATGAGCTTTGCTGGGTCAAACCAACCACCGGCAAAGATCAAGTTCTATTAGTTACCCGTAAAGGCAAATCAATTCGTTTCAATGAAGCCGATGCTCGCCCTATGGGTAGAGACACGATTGGTGTTAGGGGAATCTTGCTTAAAGAGGATGACCAAGTAGTCGCTATGGAAGTCTTTCCCGCCAAAGCCAAAAAACCTAAAGACCGGCGTTTAAAACATTTTCGAGATGTTTTGGTAGTTATGGAAAAGGGATTAGGCAAGCGCACCAATATTCGCTATCATCCTATTCAAAAACGAGGTGGGGTTGGTGTCAAGGCTGCCAATGTGACGGAAAAAACAGGTAAAATTGTCAGTTATCAATTAGTCACTCAAAAAGACAAACAAGTGATACTCTCCAGTAAAAGGGGTCAGGTCATCAAATTACCCTTAAAAAATATTCCTCAATTGGGCCGGAGTACCCAAGGAGTGATTCTGATGCGTTTTTCCAAACCCGGTGACTCGGTAGCAGCGATGACTTGTTTGAAAAAATAA
- a CDS encoding SIMPL domain-containing protein (The SIMPL domain is named for its presence in mouse protein SIMPL (signalling molecule that associates with mouse pelle-like kinase). Bacterial member BP26, from Brucella, was shown to assemble into a channel-like structure, while YggE from E. coli has been associated with resistance to oxidative stress.) — translation MDLKKKFNWNEFLKTPYATIVGSVLAIFLIAFLFFRFVGPIPVSVTQTTVEKTATFDVSDEGKTTAIPDTATVNLGIEIQKTTVQEAQKEANEKINSITNELKKIGVKEELIKTINYNLYPNYDYQSGQRIIGYIIDITLEVKVKDFDKINQVIDTATRLGANQIGQLDFTIDDQRLEELKMEARKEAIEKAKKKAIEIARAGGLKLGRIVNISENTTSPILPLYKSESIGLGGTEEATVPTQIQPGESEISITVTLSYETL, via the coding sequence ATGGATTTGAAAAAAAAATTCAACTGGAATGAATTTCTTAAAACTCCTTACGCCACGATTGTTGGTTCGGTTTTAGCCATTTTCTTAATTGCCTTTCTTTTTTTTCGTTTTGTTGGCCCAATCCCAGTTTCAGTCACCCAAACCACGGTTGAGAAAACGGCCACTTTTGATGTTTCGGATGAAGGTAAAACAACCGCCATTCCGGATACCGCCACCGTCAATTTAGGTATTGAAATTCAAAAAACCACTGTCCAGGAAGCCCAAAAAGAAGCCAATGAGAAAATAAACAGCATTACTAATGAATTAAAAAAGATTGGGGTTAAAGAAGAACTAATCAAAACCATCAACTATAATCTCTATCCCAACTATGATTATCAGTCTGGTCAAAGGATTATTGGCTACATCATTGACATTACCCTGGAAGTCAAGGTCAAGGATTTTGACAAAATCAACCAGGTGATTGACACCGCCACTCGTCTTGGTGCCAACCAAATCGGTCAACTAGATTTCACCATTGACGACCAAAGATTAGAAGAATTAAAAATGGAAGCCAGAAAAGAAGCCATTGAAAAAGCTAAGAAAAAAGCCATTGAGATTGCCAGAGCTGGAGGATTGAAACTGGGTCGAATCGTAAACATCAGTGAGAACACAACCTCGCCTATTCTTCCCCTTTATAAAAGCGAAAGTATTGGTCTTGGCGGAACAGAAGAAGCGACAGTGCCTACCCAAATTCAACCAGGTGAATCAGAAATCTCAATCACTGTCACCTTGAGCTACGAGACTCTTTAA
- a CDS encoding LuxR C-terminal-related transcriptional regulator, producing the protein MTKESKSEGSGIGKELEPTSPHLEFYIAGDFEQREQIREIMAEIEGIGHRIIYDWTDHLPIQPYEENKELATKYAKEDHQAAANCDVFVLFPGEIGGTTRFSELGMAINSRKVKRIFVVGPGENRSVSFFDPKVERLKSPEELIEIISSMKIEEPLLTERQLEVLKLVAQGLTNKEIADKLGISLYTVKSHLYSEESPCGICERLGIQGVEARGRDRTRVVIEALRRKVISLDEITISPYHETFHEHSVVDDW; encoded by the coding sequence ATGACAAAAGAATCTAAATCAGAAGGGTCGGGGATTGGCAAAGAATTAGAACCAACTTCTCCCCACCTAGAATTTTACATTGCTGGCGATTTTGAACAAAGAGAGCAGATAAGAGAAATTATGGCGGAAATTGAAGGCATAGGTCACCGAATAATCTATGATTGGACGGATCATTTACCAATCCAGCCTTATGAAGAAAATAAAGAGCTAGCAACCAAATATGCTAAAGAAGATCATCAAGCTGCGGCTAATTGCGATGTCTTTGTTCTTTTTCCTGGTGAAATTGGAGGCACAACCCGTTTTTCAGAATTAGGCATGGCCATTAACTCAAGAAAAGTTAAAAGAATTTTCGTGGTCGGTCCTGGCGAAAACCGCTCAGTCAGTTTTTTTGATCCAAAAGTAGAAAGACTTAAATCACCAGAAGAATTAATAGAAATCATTTCTTCAATGAAAATAGAAGAACCTCTTCTGACAGAGCGTCAATTAGAAGTTTTAAAACTAGTTGCTCAAGGACTAACTAATAAAGAAATCGCTGATAAGTTAGGAATTAGCCTTTATACAGTCAAATCACATCTATATAGTGAAGAATCTCCTTGTGGTATTTGTGAGAGATTAGGAATTCAGGGTGTAGAAGCAAGAGGAAGAGACAGAACGAGAGTCGTAATCGAAGCCCTTAGAAGAAAGGTTATTAGTCTTGACGAAATAACTATCTCCCCTTACCATGAAACATTTCATGAACATTCCGTAGTTGACGATTGGTAA